Proteins encoded by one window of Candidatus Nanopelagicales bacterium:
- a CDS encoding ParB-like nuclease domain-containing protein — MTWQEELRLLLEQAFHGLALDDQVAVLNEIRRTVADYSPFNAEPVDLVEWIPSDDVQANDYNPNSVAPPEMELLRVSIMADGYTQPIVTNADEKSGTREVVDGFHRNRVGRECDDVKERIRGYLPVVQIRTEQADRTDRMAATIRHNRARGKHQVDAMSDIVLELKRRNWSDEKIGRELGMDPDEVLRLAQISGLAEAFADREFSQAWEAVLDVDDEPLEVIG, encoded by the coding sequence ATGACATGGCAAGAGGAACTGCGATTACTGCTGGAACAGGCGTTCCATGGCCTCGCGCTCGACGACCAGGTGGCCGTTCTCAACGAGATTCGGCGCACGGTCGCCGACTACTCGCCGTTCAATGCGGAGCCGGTCGACCTCGTCGAGTGGATTCCCAGCGACGACGTGCAGGCCAACGACTACAACCCCAACAGTGTGGCTCCACCCGAGATGGAACTACTGCGCGTGTCGATCATGGCCGACGGATACACGCAACCCATTGTGACCAACGCCGATGAAAAGTCGGGTACCCGTGAGGTCGTCGACGGATTCCACCGCAACCGCGTCGGGCGCGAGTGTGACGACGTCAAAGAGCGCATTCGCGGCTACCTGCCTGTCGTACAGATCCGCACAGAGCAGGCCGACCGAACTGACCGCATGGCGGCGACGATCCGCCACAACCGAGCGCGCGGCAAGCACCAGGTCGACGCAATGTCGGACATCGTGCTGGAACTCAAGCGGCGCAACTGGTCCGACGAGAAGATCGGCCGCGAACTAGGCATGGATCCCGACGAGGTCCTACGCCTGGCGCAGATCAGCGGATTGGCCGAAGCGTTCGCCGACCGCGAGTTCTCGCAGGCGTGGGAAGCCGTCCTCGACGTCGACGATGAGCCGCTCGAGGTGATCGGCTGA